The following nucleotide sequence is from Corylus avellana chromosome ca7, CavTom2PMs-1.0.
ATTTACATTGGGTCTAGGCTTAAAACTAGGCATAGAAGGAATCCAAGGAGAATTCCAAATATGAATATTAGCCCCATCCGAGATAGACCAACAAGCACCCTTTTTAACCACTGACCTGTTTTTGAGTAACCCTTTCCAAatccaagaagaagaagggttTGAAGGAGCATCTAGAAAAGAAATACCATTCTTTAAATATTTGCCTCTAAGAGCTTCAACCCAAAGAAGAGATTCATTACAAAGCATCTTCCAACCCATTCGTGCAAGGAGAGAATTGTTAATACACTCCATAGAGCAGATCCCAAGACCCCCCACAGCTTTAGGTTGGCAAATTTTTTCCcaagagagaaaggaaagattgtGATTCTTTTCCTGAGGAAACCCCCACCAAAACTTCCTCAAAACTGAATTAATCTCCAAGCACAGTGACTTAGGCAAGAGAAAGAGTGACATCAAATAAGAGGGAATATCATTAGCCAATGATTTTATCAAAGTCGTTCTGGCTGCCTGGGAAAGTAATCTGGCTTTCCAACCAGTTACTTTAGCAAAAATCCTCTCCTTAAGCTCAATGAAAGAATCACTTTTCTTCCTATTTAAAAAAAGAGGAATACCCAGGTATTTTGCTCGAGCAGGGATGGGAGGCAACTTAAGAATATCATTGATAGCTGTCTTAATAGCAGGTTTGCAGTTTTTGCTATAGAAAATAGCTGACTTGAAAGAGTTGATATGTTGCCCTGACCATTGAGCATAAGAGTTAAGAGCCTTGAGAATTACAGAAGCTTCTTTCCTATTAGCCTTGGAAAAAATCATTACATCATCAGCAAATAGCAAGTGAGAAATAGAAGGGCTCAATCTCGCTATCTTGATACCATGAAGCCtacccaaattttcttccttcaacAAAATTCTCGAAAGAAtttcaaaacctaaaataaaaaggaaaggagaGAGGGGATCTCCTTGCCTAAGACCACGGGTAGGAGCAAACTTGCCATAAGGAGACCCGTCTAAAAGAATAGAAAATGAAGATGTAGTAATGCATTGACTGATCCAATTAATCCAAGTGGAGTTGAAACCCAGCaaggaaaaaattttcaaaagaaagttCCATTCCATAGAATCAAAAGCCTTCTCCATAGCTAACTTCAAGGCCATAAGGCCCCCATTACCTCTTTTATGCTTCATAGTATGAAAAACTTCATGAGTAAGAATGGTATTATCATGAATGGATCTACCTTTCAAAAAGGCCGATTGCATAGGAGAGACAATCTTATGAAGAAGAGGTTTAAGCCTATTGGACAAGATTTTTGAAATGATCTTGTAGTTAAAGTTGGTGAGACTAATAGGCCTAAACTGATTCACTAAGGAGGGATTGTCCACCTTAGGGATAAGAGCTATATTGGTGTGATTAAACTCTTTTAGCATAAAACCCCCCCTGAAGAAGGATTGAACTGAGGCTAGAACACTGAGCTTAACAATTGGCCAATAAGTTTTGTAGAATAGTCCAGTCATTCCATCTGGACCAGGAGCTTTATTAAGGCCTAACTCAGATATTGCAGAAAAAATCTCCACTTCATCAGGGATAATACACAAACTCACATTCTCTTCGTCAGTAATAACACAAGtcaccaaatcaaaaaaattactatcaaaagaAGGCTGAGTAGTAGTAAAAAGGGAGCTAAAATGATTAACCAAATAGGAGCCAATATTTTCCCTTCCCACAATGTTAGACCCATCAGCCGAAACCAAACAAGAGATGGAATTATACCTTCGTCGACAAGCTGTAGAAGCATGGAAAAACTTTGTGTTTAGGTCAGTGCATGAAAGCCACAATTCCCTGGGCTTCTGTTTCCACAAAATTTCCTCTCTCCGAAGTTGTTCCTGCAAAGCTTCTTGGAGAACTACCTCTCTAGCTGCACTAGTAGGAGAGTGAGGAATGGATTGAATATCACTTATTTGAGCCATAAGAGACTTAATCTGAGTTTGAATATGCCCAAAATGGTGAGAGTTCCAATATTTTAGAGCATCTTTAGTTTTCTTCCACTTCCTGCTTAAAGAGAAAGCTGGAGAACCCTCTACTTCAACCAACCAAGCTCCTGCAACCACTGAATGGCTGGATTGATCACGAGTCCAAAAAGCCTCGAATCTAAAAGGCTTTGGCAGATTACGGTAACTGCCATCAGTCGAGAGCAGGATAGGACAATGATCAGAGTTGGCAGCCAAAAGATGATTAATCAAAGAGTTGGGGTAGAGATGCACCCAACCTTGATTGGCCAATCCACGATCAAGTCGTTCCCTGATATTAGCTCTACCATTACGATGATTACTCTAGGTAAATTTATtaccaacaaaacccaaatcaacTAAAGCATTAGACTGTACAAAGTCCacaaaatcaaaatgagaagTGGACCCAAAACTTCGACCTCCACACTTCTCTGAAGATGATAAAATAGCATTAAAATCTCCCAACAGGAGCCAAGGACCACCATAGGAATTTCCCAAATCAGTCAACTTGGACCAAAAAACATTGCGTCTCTGAACAGAGGGAGGCGCATAGACACATGAAAGTAACCAAGAACGAAGAGGAGGAGCAGAAACCAGAAGGCAGGAAATGTGATTTTCATCAAGCCGAATAGGTTCTAAAACAAACCCCTGCTTCCAAGTCACAAATAGACCTCCCTTAAAGCCAGCAGGAGGAACTTGTaaccaagaagaaaaacccaTGCGAAAAAGAGAATTCCAGTAGCGAGAAGACATCACCTTAGTTTCAGACAAGAACAACACATTAGGCCTATAAATCCTGACAAGGGATCGAATTGTGCGAATTGTCGGGGCACAAGCCAAACCCCGGCAATTCCATGCTAACACCTTCATTGTGGCATAGGGGGGAGGCGAAAACCCACCACCCCATTAGAAAGAGAGTCATCAATGGATGAAATACATCCTCCTTTTGCACCTGAAGCCCCATCGACATTCACAAGAGATGGGGGATAAGGAATTAATTTAGGCTTTTTTGGAGTTAAAGGCTCAGGTCTGGaaatggaagaggaagaggtaaTTTGTTTAGTATAGGGATGGAATCGTTTTTTAGGAAGAGGATTAGGTGGGtattttttgggtttaggagTGGAAGAAGGGATGGGGCTTCCAGAAGAGGAAACCAACGTGGCATTAGAAATGGGTTCAATAAAAGGAGACAACGTGGCAATATTGAAAGTATGGGTTTTTGGGGAACTAGTTACATGAGAACTAGCAAAGTTAGAAGTGGAGCACGTGGGAGCAGGTGAACTTGTAGAAAGAGGCCACATGTTGTTGGAAAATTGAAGCTGGAGGCTATTGATATTGGGGACATGCGAAAGCATTAATGAGGAAGAGATTGGGCTCAGCTGGAAGTTGACAAAAGGAGCCTTTCCAATTAATGCAGCCGTAAATGAAGGGCATGAGCTGACCCCCAAGTCAGAAACAGGTCCCAACTCAGTAGAGTTGGTGGGGATGGGATGGGCTAGTTGGGTTAGAGTGGTACTTCGAACAACCAAATTACTGAGTTGGGAATGGCCATCAGGGGATGAGTTTAGAGTGAACTCGGTGGGGGGAGGAACTGGAACAAGAACACTAGAACCCGGGGCAGCCATAGCATTCACAGCTCTTTTAGGAGGTATAAGCAATTCCACACGGTTAGCAAAAGAAGAACTAGCTTTAAGTTTCGGTCCATACCTTCCAGACTCAAGTGGGCGAGGAACAACAGGACACTGAAATGACAAATGCCCAAGACGACCACAAGAGTAGCAGAACTCCGAGAGGCGCTCAAACTGATAAGATATTTGAGCAGGTGGCTTAGGCGGACGATGAAGGAGGAATCCTGTTGGGAGAGGATCatctagaggaagaagaacaCGGATTCTCAGAAAACTTTTCCTGCAAGGTTTCGAGCTGTCCGAGTTATCCAATTCAACTAGCCCCCCTAGATTTTTGGCAATAATAGTGGCATTGGCAATATTCATATGATCCAAAGGAAGTCCATGAACTTGGACCCAGATGGGTGCTTTCACAAACTCAATCTCATCAAAGGTTTCATCATTACCCCAAGGTTTCAGAAATAAAGGAGTACCCTTAATATTCCAAGGAGAATTATTCAAAACCTTAGAAAGGTCTTCCATGTCTTCAAAGATGAACACCATCTTGTTGTCTTCTTTGTCTTCAGTGATAAGAGACTTCAAGAACTGCCAGGCTTGCAGaatgttgtttttttataaCAGATTTGGCAACAGGTCTGAGGGAGATAAGCTTTCCTACCTAGGTGAGAGAGGGAGGTAGAGGTTGGTTGGTTGAGGGGTCATCTAAAGTGGGTGAAGGAGGGTCTGAGCAGTGGAGAGCATTTGTGTGGGCTATAAGATCGTTAATCTCAACGTTAGATGTAGTCATGATCAAGCAGCAAGGAACCAGAGATAAAAACCAAGGacgaaggaaggaagaaaaagataGGTGAACAGTGTTCAAGAGAAAACTCTACTCGAGAAAAAGTACATAGCATAACGTAACCTTGAATTCAATGAAGTTGAGATTGCGTCAGacatgaccttttttttttttttttttaattggagaagagagatttaaaggaaaattcaaatttaaggtattaacactaaatttaggatgataaaatcccTTTTAAGTGATACCGTCTCTAAAGGATTAACCTTCCACAtataggttttagttttaaatcaaaaaataaattaagaaaaatataaaaaagccctctaAACTACCAGTTGTTTTCGATTTagctccctaatgtttcaaaagtgataaaatagccacccaaactaccaaactattacattttggccactccgttagtcaaaaccgtcagtttggacggaaattgaaaaacaacgtcgttttgttggaggctactttatcactttctgaacatttgggggctaaaatgaaaacgactggtagtttgggggggcttttttatattttttccaattttttttttatatataaaagggcattgtagtaacttacccataacaaaacgacgtcgttttgtagtttccgtttaaactgacggttttgattaacggagtggccaaaatgcaataatttggtagtttgagggttactttatcacttttggaatattagtgggctaaatcgaaaacgactgATAGTATGGagaacttttttatatttttttcaaataaattttgagacattaaaaattaaatattaacttataaattttttttttctttttttttttttaaaaaaaaaaaacaaaatctagcaaAACgaagagagaaatttttttataattttttcataaaatcacATCAAACTTTAACAAATACTTATCTGACTGATAGCAGGACTACATCGTGCCATCGCCCCAAAAGTCTTGGCGTCAGGCAATGGCAGCCAAGCCCGTGACTTGCGGTTGAACTACAGACTACAGTGGACATCCTGCTTCCCAGTCAATTCTGACCACATTCATAAAGAATTAAATATTGATACGataaaaatcaacaatttaataattaaaatataaagaaatccACATAATAGAAATACCTAAAAATTCTAGAGACATTGAACCAGTATTTACCATTTAATAGGGGTGATAATATGTATTCGTGTGTCAGATTTGAGTTGTATCGAGGCATTTATATAAGATTATAAGATTAACCCTAatctaattaatttaattaataattaaaatataaagaaatctACATAATAGAAATACCTAAAAATTCTAGAGACATTGAACGAGTATTTAATAGGAGTGACAATTTGTATTCGTGTGTCAAATTCGAGTCATGTCTAGACATTTATATAAGATTATATGGTTAATCCTAActcaacttatttaattaaacgagtcaaacttTTTAACTCtaactttctaatttttatattaatttcgTGTCGAGTTCGtaaattatgtcaaaaattatatGTCATTATATTGCATATCGGATTTAAGTCATGTCGAagcatacaaataaaattaaatagtttAATCCTAACCctacttatttaattaaacatatcgaacttttttattttttatttattttttattttttaagtgataTGCATTcctaacatgtaaaaaaaatagaaaaaaagaaaaaagaaagaagcttcttacataatattttaataatttttgtcttttcaggGGTATAAATAAGCTCAACTAGTTGAGGAGTCCGATGAAGAAAAAGGTGAACAAACCTTTCTCATTTGTCTGCACTCTGAAATGGAGAACTGGATCGGTTTGCTTAAAATTCATGTCCAGAAAGGGGTGAACCTTGCAGTCAGGGATGTCATAAAGAGAAGCAGTGACCCTTATGTTATTTTCCATATGGGCAACCAGGTAAACaccttcttcctctttttgctacctttttttttttttttttcccttctctgCATGTAATTAAGCGTTTCTGGTTTCTGGGTTTTGATGGCCTTTTCTTGGAATTTACATACTGCAATTTTGCTTCtcctttttttcaattattttatatgtttccTCAAGAAGCAATTTATttacataaaagaaaattttttctgaTGCAGAGGGTGAAGACCAGTGTAGTGAGGAGGAGCATCAATCCAGTGTGGAACGAAGAGCTGACTCTTTCTATTACAGATCCAAGTGTTCCGATCAAGCTTGTAAGTCTTATAGTTCCTGTGACATTGGAGGCTAATCAACCAGAAAAAAGTCAACTATTTGTGCTTTTAAGCCATGAATATATCATCCAATTTTCCTTGTGATAAACTGCAGTTTGTGTACGACAAAGATACATTTAGCCCAGATGATAAAATGGGGGATGCTGAGTTTGAGATTGGTCCATTTGTTGAGGCCTTAAAGCAGCGCCGGTCGGAAGGCCTTGAAAATGGACACATTTTCAAGACAGTGAAAGCCGACAGGCAGAATTGTCTGGCCGAAGAGAGTCACATTATCTGGAAGGACAACAGAGTTGTTCAGAATATGGTTCTTAGACTGAGAAATGTGGAGCGTGGAGAGGTGGAGCTCCAGTTGCAGTGGAGACACATTTCTGGTTCTCGGGGTTTTTAGATTATATCTGCTCTAAACGACTGTCGTAATAGGTATTTGTATTATGTTTTAGGATGGGACAATGATATTGCTCATACTAATGACATTGTATGAGCTACTAGGAACTCTCTTAATTTCAgctcatttttgtattttaaaaccATGGGAGCGGCAAAAGATTATGAGGAGCACTCCTTACTATGAGTTCTCGTTTGCCCTCTTCAATCTTATATTGATTTTGCACACACAACAAATTGATGAAATGCAGCCAGCCCAAGTGCCAattagaaaagagaaagaaaaaaaaaatgctaggtttacaaacaaattttacaaaaaaaatttgacaacatgatgtggcataatatgattgagtttctcaaaattttaatttatctcattttcaattatgTTGTGACACATCAAGTTGTAAAAGTTTGTTTATAAAATcttatttgtaagcctagcatttctcGGAGATAGAAATGATATATGtactttaattgttttaaaatttattctaaattaTTTTGTAGGGTGAGAAAAAGactacttatttattttctcttattttcgcATATTTTTGGATAAGGAGGACGgttaatattttggaaaaaggGATGGAGCAAGATTGGACCCGCTCATGTTTTATCGAgtgttaatattttatattaagtaaAATGATCATTACAaatatattcctttttttttttttttactcttttagtattaaatacctaatacccctCTAgggttttatttctttatttatttttttttttagggtttgatttttatcatatgAGGCACATGTGGTTTTGAAAAAGACTAAGTTGGTCATTCCGTCCATTGATCGTTAGTTGAGTTAACAGAAGTCCACGTAACTGACATGTGGACAAATTAAAATTCGATACTTGGCATAAGTGGTCACGTCATCAGTGATGCCATgaccacctaattaaattttttattatgtggtttcgaccacccccttggcaccttgggggtggccatccggccagatggagGTGGCTTTGGCCACTTGGCCACCCcacaaacccaatttttttttttttttttgaaaaaatatattttttaattttttaaaaaaaataaaaaatttaattattatgctaagtgttaaattttaattggtccgtgtgtcagtgacgtggacttccgttaagtcaactaacgatcAATGGACGAAATGACCAATTTGATATTTATTAAAACCACGggtacctcctatgataaaaatcaaactataagggagaaaaaaataaagaaataaaactctaaggggtattaggtatttaaccctaaacatAATTAATGTGTTGATTACCACAAGACATATGTGGTGGTTTTGTCCCATGGGCCATGGCCATGGGCACTCCGTTGCAAAAAGTAAAgtaataaacaaagaaaactcCTATCAGAAGGTCCTTCCAATGGGAATGTTGTAGGTGATATCTATGTCAATAATAAGTTTGAGGTTCATTTAACACAGCCTTTCTTAATACCCAAGTATTTTTGCAGTTACTAAAAACAGCTAGTGGAAGTTAGTATGGAAGGATAAAACTTCTGTAAATGATTGAGCTGGATGAATGACTGCATGacctcaaaagtactagttatgAACTAGTTTAGTTGAGATTAGGGTGAAATTTTTTGGCAAGAATCCTAGCTGTTAATTCACATTTGGCCACACTGATATGTCTAAGCTACTGCCTTGGGCTTTCTCTTTATGctcttaagaaaaataaaaaataaaagtgagaacaat
It contains:
- the LOC132188237 gene encoding protein C2-DOMAIN ABA-RELATED 1-like → MENWIGLLKIHVQKGVNLAVRDVIKRSSDPYVIFHMGNQRVKTSVVRRSINPVWNEELTLSITDPSVPIKLFVYDKDTFSPDDKMGDAEFEIGPFVEALKQRRSEGLENGHIFKTVKADRQNCLAEESHIIWKDNRVVQNMVLRLRNVERGEVELQLQWRHISGSRGF